The genomic segment TACGACCATGTCCGTTCTGAAGACGGCAATGACGCATACACCGCCAGAAACGGGCGCTTCAGCCCGGCGGCTGCAGGAGTGTGGATCACCCAGCCATCGAGATCGACACCAGCCGCCAGGGCCTCATCCAACGCGAGAGCTCTCGCCGCGACGGCACCGCCGAACGAATAGCCGACCACCGCAATCCGGGAGAAATCGGCTCCTTCAAGCATTGTGGTCGGTTGTCCGCCGCGCAGCGCCGCCAGGACGCGCTGGAGCTTGTCATATCCCAACCGAGTTCGGCGCTCACTGGTGGTCGGGAAGCTTGCGTAGTCCTGCGCGGTTTGCATGCTGAACGGCGCCAACCGGACCGTCTCGTCGGCAGGGTCAATCGCGGGATCTGGCCGGTCATGGCTGATGTCGTCCATGGCGACGACGATAAAGCCCGCGCTGGCGACGGTGGAGAGCAACACATCGTTCTCGGACCGGCGCCCACCCCACGAGGGGACGTAGATCACCAGCGGCAGCCCTCGATCAGAAGCGCCCGCCTTCACCGCGTCGCGCTGCACCGGCTGGCTCGGCCTCCAGATGCGGACCGCGATCTCTGTCTCTTGTGTGGGATCAGTCAAGACGACTTCTCCGACACGCGCCTGATCAGTTGGCTTGATGACACTGGAGGCGCGACGTTCGGCCCACATCGTGCCTCCGACCAGCACAGCCGCCGCAAGCCCTGCCACGACGAGGAGAAGCACAACGGCACCTCGGCGCATCGTTCAGCCGGGCGCCTGCCGGAGACGTCCAGCGGGCACATCGAGATGCCTACTCGCCGACAACATCGCTCAACCTGCGGCGCGCTGCGCGGACCAGCGGCCCTCCCGCCGATCGATCATCCAGCTCATGTATTCGGCGATGGTGGCGACCGCGGGCTCGCGGGTCATGTCGTCGTGACCACCAGGAACGTCGAAGATCCGCAACTGCCCATTCACGACGTTGTCCCATCCCAGGCCGCGTACGAACAGCCGTCCGACACGTGATTTCGCGCTCCGGAACAGAACGACTTCGCCGTCATACGGCTTCCAGGGATACAGAGCCCTGGCGTCCAGCAAATAGTCCATCAGCCCGTGATTGAGGAAGTCTTCGTTGGTGGCTCGTGGACGTGGCGCATCACCGTCCCTGCCGATCATTCGAACCAGTGGATTGTTCCTGATGATCGAGTACTGCGACATCGCAGCCGCAATGCTCATGTCCCCGGACCTGACTTTCCGGATCCGTGCGACCAGATCGGGGATGATCCGATCGGTCAGTTGGACTCGCCTCAGGAAACGGTCGAACCGGCTCATCGATTCCACGTAGCCGGGCGCGACCGTGTCGAGCAGAAAGATCACCGACGCTTCGCCATTGAGGCTCTTCAGTTGCTGCGCAACTTCGAGCGCGACGTTGCCCATCAGGCACAGGCTGATCAAATAGTACGGACCGACGGGATCGTGCGCCCGGATCTGCCGAACCGCATCCGCCGCGATCCTGCAAATGCTGTCCTGATCGAGCGGCGGCAACTCAGCGTCGTCGGCCCATTGCAAGTCGATGAAGGGACGCCCCGCCGCCACCCGCTGCACCAGCGGGTAGTACAAGGACCTGTTGCTCAACGCGAAGATCGGCGGCAGCTTGCCTTCGGACTGCAGGACGCACGGCTGAAAATACGGGCGCGTGGGACGCCGGTTCGGCAGCCTGCGTTCGAGCGAGAGGGCAAGAGGAGCAACGACATCACCGGTCGGCTGATCCGCCTTCGAGGCCGGATTCGCGTTCCCCAGGTCGCTCTCGATCGGAGCGACCTGAGCCTCCAACTCCTCCGACCACGCTTTCAGCAGCGCATCGGCAGCGGCGGCAACATGATGATCGGTGTTGTACTCGCAGGAGATCCGCCACCCCTCTTGCCGCTCCACCAAGAAGAAACTGAATTCATAGAGGCAGCCCGTCGTCGCCGACGGCAGCGACACCAGTTGGAAGTCGCCGTGCCGGATCACGCCGGCCTGGCCGGTCTCGACATTGCCGGCGGCAAAGTTGATGGCGTAGCCGAGCGGCAGATCTTTCCGATCCGACAGTTCGATACCGGCGGCGATCTCGGCGAAAGGCAGCGCCTTGTTCGCCAGTGCCTGCGAGACCTCGTCCCTGATGCGGCGCGCGTGCGTGAGCGGATCGCTCCCCGCCTCGATCCCGAGCCTCAGGACCACAGTGTTGACCACGGGGCCGACCAGATCGAACAGCAACGGATCGTCGCGGTTGGCGACCTGCGTTCCGATGACGATCTCGTCCGCCTCCAGCTTGCGGCCCAGCGCCCGCGTCAAGGCCGCACAGGTCAGCCCGTACATCGTGAAGCCTTCCTGCTGCGCCAGCGATTGCAGCGCATCCGTCAAAAGCCTCGGAAGAACACGGCTCCTAATCTCGCCGTTGCGGCCGGCATCGAGCACGCGCTGCCTGCTGGGTTTGATATCGAGTGGACACACCCCCGACAACTTGCGACGCCAGTATTGTCGCTCATCGGCCAGTCCGTCACTCGCCAGCAACGCCGACTGCCACTGCGCATAGTCCACGTACTGAAGGCTCAACTCGCGGCAATCTGGCCTTTGACCGCGCTCCAGTGCATCGACCACTTGGGCAAATTCGTGCGCGATCAGTCCGACCGACCAGAGATCTGCGATGGCGTGATGGATCGTTAGCAGCAGGATCGCATCGTTCGGCGAGCGCCGAAGCACGGTCGTTCGCCAGGGCGGCGCGACCAAAGGATCGAACGCCGCCCTCGCCTCCAATGACGCAAGCCGCTCCGCCTCCGCCTGGTAGCGCTCGCTCGATAGCTGCGACAGATCGATCAGCGACAGTCTCGGCGGAGTTTCGACGACAATCTGTGAGTAGCCGTCGGCCGAGCGTTCAAATCTCGTCCGGAGCGCCTCGTGTCGCCCGGCGAGAAAGTCCAGCGCCTTCTGGATCGTCTGGTCGCGCACCGCTCCCTTCATCTGCCAGCGCATCGCGACATTGGCCAGCGAAGAGGTTGGATTGTGTCTCTGCAGTTCGAGAAACCGCTCTTGAATGCTGGTACAGCGGACCGGTTCAATCTCCGGCTCTTGCCCGACGGCGGAAGGGACCTGTGTCTTCATGTTGTCCTCGCGCGGCTCGAGGGACGCCGAAACTCGGCGAGCGATGGTGTCTTCTTGTCGGACGTCTGCGCTCTTGCCGCGACGGAAGCTCGCCGCGCCAAATCGCCCATGCTTGGATTGGTCATCAGATCTTGTGCCCGGATCGGCAGCTGCGCTTCGGAAAACCGCGCAGCCATCCGGAAAACGTGCAGACTGGTCGCACCGAGCGCGAAAACCCGGTCGTCCGGCTTGATCCCGGTTCGGTTCAACGCCGCCTCGACGATGGCGATGACCTTGGTCAGCACGTCCGGCGCCGGCTCGTCGCGCAGCTCCGCCTTCTCGATGAAGTTGACGACAATCGACGGACTGACGATCGTCGCAGACAGCGCCTTTCGGTCCAATTTGCCGTTCGCAGTCTTCGGCAATTCGGCAACCGCGACGAAGCGGTTGGGAACCATGTAGTGAGGCAGGCTGAACTGCGCCGTCTGCTGCAGGCTGTCGATGCTCACCGTCATGCCCGGCTTCGCCACGAAGGCAGCAACCAGCGCGGCGTCGGCAGTGCCGGCATTCTCGACCATGACGGCGGCATCCACGATCTCTGGACAGGTCCGCAGCACGGACTCGATCTCTTCCAACTCGATGCGGAAGCCGCGGATCTTCACCTGCTGGTCGCGTCGGCCGAGCAGTTGAATGCCGCCGTCCGACAGTCGCACGGCCAGATCGCCGGTTCGATACAGACGCACCGTTTTGCCATCCTGCAACGAGATCACAGGAAACGCTGCGGCTGTCAGATCGGGCCGGTTGACGTAGCCTTTTGCTAGACCAAGTCCGCCAATACACAGCTCCCCGGGCGTGCCGACCGGCGCCTGCGTTCCATCGTCGGACAGGATGTAGAGATCGGTATGAGCCACCGGCTCGCCGATCACGATCGGGCGGCTGGCATCGACGATCCGCCCGCAGGCCGACCAGATCGTGGTCTCGGTCGGCCCATACATGTTCCACAGCTCGAAGCCTGCAGCGATCAGCTTCTCGGCGACGTCGCGCGGCAGCGCCTCCCCGCCGCTCAATGCCCGAAGCGGACGCGATGGCTGCAAACCAGCTTCGAGAAGCACGCGCCAAAGCGTCGGTGTGGCCTGAACAATCGTCGCAGAGCTGGTCTCGATCAGCCGAACGATGCTGTCGGGCTCAAGCAACCTGTCCTTGCCGCAGATCACGGTTCGTCCGCCGCAATACAGCGGCAGCAGCAGCTCGAGCACCGCGATGTCGAACGACACCGTGGTCACTGCGACGATCCGATCATCGGCACCGAAGCCAGGCCGGACTGCCATCGAGCCGAGGAAGTTGGCGAGTGCGCGGTGACTGATCTCGACGCCCTTCGGTGTCCCGGTCGAGCCGGACGTGAAGATCACATAGGCGGTCGAGTCCAGCACCTCTTGCGGTGGCGCCGGTTCGGGACGAGCGGACGATGCGGCATCGATCTGTGCAGCATCACGCTCGAGATCGATGACCGGTACACCCATTTCGGCCGCAACCGGACAGTCCGCCCCTGACGTGATGAAGACCGCAACCTCGGCGGCTTCAGCCATCTGCCGAATCCGAACCACGGGCAGCAAAGGATCGACCGGGACGTAGGCGAGACCCGCCTTCGCTACGGCGACCAATGCGACCGGCAGATCAATGCCCCGCTGAACCGCGACCGCGACCCGGGCTCCCTTGGTCGGAGCCAACGCTCTCAACCGATCCGCAATCCGATTGCTCCTGGAGTCGAGCTCGCGGTAGCGCAACACGTCGGTCTCGTACTCAACCGCAATCGCGTCAGGCGTGCGGTCGCAGTTACGCTCGATCATTTCGACCAGAGGAATATCGAAACGCGCGGCCTGCAGCGTGGTGGTTTGACCGCTTTCAAGCCCGATGACGACCGGATTCTGCAGCTTCAGTTCCTGCAGCTTGATCTCAGGCCGCTCGAGCGCTTGCGCCAAGATCTTGCGCAGCTGATCGAGCCATCGCGACACCGTCGCACGATCCAGAAGATCAGTTGCGTAATCGACCTCGATCGTGAGGTCGTCGTCGGTTTCGATCATGTTGATGAAGATGTCGAAATTGACGAAGGCCTTTGGATTTGTATCGACCCGCGTGTCGACGCCGCGGAATGTCAGCCGAGAGCCGACCCTTTCAAGGTTGAACTGGATGTCCGACAGCGGCGTCCGGTTGATACTGCGGGGTATGTCCAGATCGCGGACCAGAGATCCCAACGTGTAGTCCTGGTGATCGAAGATCTCGTTCAGTTTCTCGTCGACGTGTCTCAGATGGTCGCAGAACGAGACCGCCAACCGAGCCGTGACTGGCACCGGCAGGAAGTTGACGCAATGCCCGACCAGATCTTGCCGATCCAGCAAAGCCTGACCGCCCATCGGGACGGTCAAGACAACGCGCTCGTTGTCGCAAAGCCGCGCGAACAGAGTCTGCACCGAGGCAAACAGCACGGTGAACAGCGTTACGCCCTGGCGTTTCGCCAGCTCCCTGGCGTCACGGCAGAGGTCCTGTCCCAGCCGCTCCCGCAGGGATGCACCGAAGAAGCTCTTGACCTCCGGGCGTGGGCGGTCGAGCGGAAGCTCTGAGGCGACCGGCACATTTTCGAACTGCTTCCGCCAGAATTCGATCGTGGAAGCCGAAGGCCGCGGTCGCTCCGCAGCGTGTTCGGCGAAACTCGCGGCGGGCACCAGCGACGGCGTCTTTCCGTCACGATAAGCGTTGTAGATCTCGGCCAGGTCCCCGAGCAGGACGTTCATCGACCAGCCGTCACAGATAATGTGATGCGCGGTGAAGACCAACACGTGGACGTCAGCCCCCAGACGCAGAACGCTGGCACGAACCAACGGGCCGCTGAAAAGGTCAAACGGCGTTCTTGCATCCTTGGCAAGCCACTGCGCCAGTTCTGTATCGCCATCCTCCCCGTCGAGAGCGATGATCGGAACCTCAGGCACGAAATCAGGGTTGATCTCAAGCATTCCGGTGAAATCAACCACACGGCTCCGAAGTGCCTCGTGGCGCCGAACGACTTCTTCAACCGCCTTGATCAACAAGCTTTCGACGAGAGTCCCATTAAAGCGAATGCTGACCGACTCGTTGAACGCCATCGAGGCTGCCTCGCCCATTTGCGCCGCGAGCAGCACCTCCATCTGAGGCTCGGTCAAGGGCACCGTTTTGAATTTCTGCGGCTGCGGTTGAGCTTGATCATCACCAATAAGGCTCGACTTCCTGGTGATACCCTTGGCTTCTCCCGTGCTCAGCCCAGCGTCGGCAAAAGCCCCTATCGCCCTTTCAAACGCGCCGTCGATCGCCTGGCACTGAGCGGCCTCGTGTGCGGTGGTGAGAAAACACGGGAACCCTTCGTGGACATGAATCCCCTGCAGTCGAAGCTCGGCAAACAGCAGGCCGGCGAACCGTCCTAAAGGTGAACCATCGACAAAGAACCAGCTCGCACATGTCTCGGCCTGCGTCGGAAGTCCGTAGCTGTCGAGGTGCGAATTGATCCGATCGACAAGCTGCCCTGTGCGCTGCGCCAAGGGCGCATAGATCTCCGCCTTATTCCGTTCGATGTGCTCGAGCACGGCGCGCGCGGCGGCGAGCACCATCGGATGCCGGACAAACGTTCCGGCGAAGAATGTCGGGGCGACTTCCGGCTCGCTATCGTCGCCGTATTGCCAGAAGCCGCCATCCAGCGCGTCCATGAAATCCGCGCGGCCGGCGACCACGCCGATTGGCATTCCTCCGCCAAGCACTTTGCCATAGGTCGCCATGTCGGCCTTGATGCCGAAGACCTTTTGCATTCCACCGGGATCCACTCGGAAGCCCGTCACCACCTCGTCGAATACCAGCGCCGTCCCGCTCTTCGCGGTCAACTCTCGGAGCGACGCTACGAAGTCTCGCGGCTGCAAAGCTGGATGCCGGCTTTGAATCGGCTCGACGATGACCGCGGCGAGATCGTCAGCCATTTGCCTGACAATCTCGAGGCTGGCTGGATGGCCGTACGGCAGGACAATCATCTGTCCGACGTTCTCGGCCGGGATGCCGGACGCGATCGGAAGTGCACCGGGGACGCTGCCAGCGCGGCACGACTTGATCAGAACCTCATCGAACTGGCCGTGATAGGCGCCACTGAACACGACGACCTTCAGTCGTCCGGTCACAGCGCGCGCCACCCGGATGGCGGCCATGACAGCTTCGGAACCGGTATTGCAGAAGGCGACCCGCTCATTGCCGGTCATGGCGCTAATTCGCGCCGCAACCTCCCCGGCCAGCTCGGTCTGCGGTCCGATCGCGAATCCGTCGTCTAGTTGTGCCTGCAACGCAGCGGCGACGAATGGCGGAACATGGCCGAACATCGTCTGACCGTAGCCATTCACCAGATCAATGTACTCGTTGCCGTCGACGTCCCAGATCGACGCTCCCTTCGACCGCTTGCACACGATCGGGTAAACGATCTCCTTCCACTGCGCATTGAAGCCGCTCGCCGTCCGGGGATCGGCAAGAACTCTGCGCGACGCCTGAGCACGGGCCTTCGATCCAGGAGTGCGGTCGTTATAACGCTGGACAAGGTTCTCGATGTAGGCCCGCTGCTCCGGTGCAAGTGCGAGATCGCCATCGCCGGCGCCAGGGCGATAGATCTTGAACCGACCGCCTCCCTCCTCTCCCGTGTCCGGCATCACAAGAGCCTTGTCCGGCGAGTTGTCAGGCGAAGGCGCTTCGCCGCTGTTGGCCGGCACCGCAGTAACCGGCAACTCAGCCGCGACGCGCCCTTCTTTGCCGACTGCCGCCAGCTGAGCGGCAAAAATCCGCTCCATCGATTGCAGCTGCTCGCGAAGCAACGCCTCGACTCCCGTAGCTCCCGCCATCACCGGCACAGGCGGATCTTTCGGCAGCACAGCCTCTGCCGGCCTCTGCATCATTGCTACCTGGGGCTTCACGGCTGCTCGCTCGACCTGGGGCAATTTGTCGGCCGGTGCCGAGGTCTTCAACATCGCGGCCAGGGCGTCCAGAGAATTGAGATCTCGCATCAACTGCCGGAAGGTAATCTTCACGCCGAACGACTTGTTGACGCGCTGCGCGACCTGACCGAGCAGCAAGGAATCAAACCCGAGCGAGATGAAGGAAGTCGCCGCGTCCTGATCCGAAAGAGGTCGTCCGGAGACATCTGACAGAATAGCCGCAAGCGCCTTGATCAGCGCCTTCGAGACCTCGTCACCGGACATTTTACTCTCCATCGAAACGCTATGCAGACCATCCTGATCGCTACTCGCCTCCTGCGGAGGCTCGGTCCGAGGGAACGAGTCTCCTTGGGCAGATGCGACGGGCATGGCTATGTCGAGACTGACCGGAGCAGGACGCGCGATCCAATGGCGCGTGCGCTCGAACGGATAGCTTGGCAATCGTAGTCGGGCCGCGCCAGCGGCCGGGCGAACGTCGGATTTCAGCCTCGCACCGTGTGCCCACAGATCACCCAACGCTTGAGCGAAAGTAAGCTCTTCGTCGTTTCGCTCCACATAGTCCGGCGCAGTCGTAATGATCGCCCGAACCTTAGAAACGGATGATGAGGCCCCTGCAAACGTCGCCAGCGTTCGGCCCGGGCCGACCTCCACCAAAAGACAATCCGCCCGCTCGGATATCGTGTCGATCAGCGTGGTGAGTGCGGCGCGGAAACTGACTGGCTCGCGGCATTGGCGAGCCCAATAGGCAGGCGACGTGGCCTCCGCCGCGGTCATCCAAGTTCCGGTGACAGTCGAGATCAACCGACGCTTCGGTGGCTGGAGCGGAATCCCGGCCGCAACCTTCTCGAGTTCGACCGCCACCGGATCCATCATGGCTGAATGGAAGGCGTGGGATGTGTGCAGACGCCGATGAGGGATCTCCGCCCTCTCCAACCGGCGCTCGAGATCTTCCACAGCTTCAAAAGGACCGCTGGCGACACTGAGGCGAGGCGAATTGTCGGACGCAATCTCGACCCCGACCGGCAGATGCGCCGCTAGCTCGCTGGCAGCCAATCGCACGCTGAGCATGGCGCCAGGTGGCTGAGCCTGCATGATCCGTCCGCGATGCACCACAAGCTTCAGCGCATCCTGATAAGACATCACGCCCGCAAGCGCCGCCGCCACCAACTCGCCGAGGCTGTGGCCGATCATCGCTTTCGGCTCGATGCCGGACCGGAGCAGACGCTGTGCCAGAGCATATTCGATGAGGAAGAGCGCCGGCTGCGCCAACGTCGTCGATCGGATCGCATGGTCGTCATCGTCACGGTCGTCGAACAGCACGGCAAGGATATCGACGCCGAGGTGTTCTTTGACGATTGCGGCCCCGAGCTCGACATCGGCGCGGAATTCGCGATCGGACTCGAAGAGCCAACGTCCCATCCCAGGGTACTGAGCTCCCTGGCCGGGAAACATGAACACCGCACCGGGGCGAAGCGATGTCGGTCGGGGGTCGGAGCGGACTTCCCGCAACGACTGAACCGCTCCCTGCACGGAGTTCACCGCAACCGCCCAGCGCCGATCAAACGTTCGCCGTCCTGCGGCCAGGGTGTGGGCGAGTTCGTTCAAGCCAATGCGCTCGCCACGCTGCACTGCCGCCTCAAGATGGTCGGCGAGCCGGAGGCGCATCGCCTCCAGTGCAGTGGGAGACCGGGCAGACAGGCGGAGAACCACCGCATTCTCCACCGGCAACAAGCTCTCCGCGGCAGCCGGTGGTGACTCCTCCAGGCACAGATGAACATTGGTGCCTCCGACCCCGAAGGCGCTGACGCCGGCGCGGCGCGGCGCATCTCCGCGAGGCCACTCTTGCAATTCCGTCGCCACCCGAAATCCCCGCTTCGCGAGGTCGAGGCGTGGGTTCGGTTCGGCAAAATTCGCCTGCGGCGGAAGAACGCCGTGGTGAAGTATCAATGCGGTCTTGATCAGACCCGTCACGCCCGCCGCAGCATCCAAGTGACCGACATTGGCCTTCACCGATCCCAGGGCGCAGTTGCGGTCTTCGATCGCACCGGTGGAAGCTTCAGCGAATGCTTGCGACAGCCCCTCGATCTCGATCGGATCACCCAGAGGCGTGCCGGTGCCGTGACACTCGACGTAGCCGATGGTCTCCGCCTCAAATCCGGCCATTGCGAGCGCCGCCGCGATGCACTCCGCCTGCCCTCCGACGCTGGGGGCCGCGAATCCGACTTTGGCTGCGCCATCATTATTGATGCCGTAACCTCTGATCACGGCGTAGATCGCGTCGCGATCAGCGACGGCATCCGCCAGCCGTTTGATCGCCACCACACCCGCGCCGGAGCCGAACACGGTCCCGGCCGCGTCGACATCGAACGGCCGGCAGGTGCCATCGCGCGAGGCAATCCCGCCATCCTGATAGATGTATCCTCGCTTCTGGGGGAACGTAACCGAGACGCCACCGGCCAACGCCATGTCGCACTGCAGAGCCGCGAGACTCTCGCAGGCCTGCGCAACAGCGAGCAGCGACGTCGAACAGGCGCTCTGGACAGAAACAGCTGGTCCCTTGAGATTGAGCTTGTAGGCGACCCGCGTCGCAATGAAATCATTGAGCGTGCCGAGCAGCTCCGAATAAGAGCCCACCTGGAAGTTCGACGTGAACCGCTCCAGGGCAGCGCGGTCGGGGCACACGTGTCGCAAAAAATAGGTATTCAGTGAGGTGCCGGCAAAGACGCCCACCGCACCCTGATAACGCTCGGGGTCGTACCCCGCATCGTCCAACGCCTCGGAGCAGATCTCGAGGAAAATCCGCTGCTGCGGATCGGTCAAATCCGCTTCGCGCGGCGACATCCCGAAGTAGTCGCTATCGAACAGATCGACGTCGTCCAGAACAGGCTTGGCCGCGACAAAGTCGGGATCGGCACGCTCCTGGTCAGCGAAGGAGTCCTCCAGCTCTTCAGGCGAGAAACGCGAAACGCTCGTACGCCCCGCTTGGATGTTCTGCCAAAACTTCTGAACGTCGGGTGCGCCTGGAAAGCGACCAGAAAGTCCCACGATCGCGAAGCCGATCTCATTGCTGTCCAACATCTCGCCTCAGCTCCGTCTAACCCTACGCGTGATGGCTCCGAACGTTGATCGCTCCATACGCCGCATTCATCGCACGCCTCTGCCGGCGGCCACGCGCCGCTCCGGCAATGGCGAGCGACCGATGCGAGGCTCCGTCCAGACAAGCCTGGAACTCGGCGATGCTGGGATGGGCGAACAGGTCCGTGACTGGAAAACGAAGGCCGGTCGCCGCCTGGATGCGCTCGTGCGCCGCGATCATCTGGAGTGATGTCGCGCCGAGATCGAACAGGTTTGCCCTGGCGTCGACCGACTTGCCCAGCAATGCGCTCCAGATATCGGCAACGATCGAGCCGACACTATCGTCAGAGAAGTCTCCCTCGTCGGTACCTGCACCCAGCTGCTCCGTCGCGATCAGGTCGCTCAGCAGCTTCGCTCTGTCGATCTTGCCGTTCTTGTTGAGCGGTAACTCATCCACGACCTTGATCGTTGACGGTATCGCTTGCGCGGGAAACTGCTCTTTGAGCCTACGGATGACGCCGGCTTCAAGATCACCGGCAGCGTCACCCGGCAGTGGCTTCAAGAATGCGACAATCCGCTTTGCGTCGCCTCGATCCGCGGAGAGAACCACCGCCGCGTCGGCCAGGACAGGATCCTGCCGGAGCGCCTGCTCCACCCCATCGAGCTCAATACGCACGCCGTTGATCTTAACCTGACGGTCCCGGCGGCCATGGAACTCGATGGCCCCGTCGCTCCGGCGCCGGACGTAATCCCCGGTCAGATAGAGACGAGCCGCAGGGTCATCAGACAACGGATCGACGATGAATTTCTCCGCGGTCAGCTCTGGGCGATTGAGATACCCCAGCGCGAGCCCGAGGCCGCCAGCGCAGAGCTGCCCTTCATCGCCGTCCGCAACCGGCTCCAGCGTGTCCGATAGAATGTGGACGCTGGTCCCCGAAATTGGAAATCCGATCGGGACGGGTCCGTCGCCCCAACCGGTGCGCGGGATCGAATAGCAGCACGTGAACGTCGTATTCTCAGTGGGCCCATACCCGTTGACGATGGTGCAGTCCGGCAACAGTGCCATCGCACGACGAACGTGTGCCGGCGAAAGAACGTCGCCGCCGGCCAGCAGGGTCGTCAGCCCCGACAGCGCCTCGGGCCGCTCGTCCACCATCAGATGGAACAGACCGGCTGTGAGCCAGGCCGCGTTGACCGAGAAACGCCCTAGCGTCTCGGCGATCCGATCGACCGACAGCACCGCATCTTCGACGATGACGATCTGCCCACCGTTCAGCAACGGCCCCCAGATTTCCAACGTCGAGGCATCGAACGCCAATGGCGCAGCATGCAGCATCACGGTCGCGGGCGACAACGTCATGAAATCCGTATCAACCACCAGCCTGACGATGGCCCGATGCGGCACCACAACGCCCTTCGGCCGCCCGGTCGATCCCGACGTGAACATCACATAGGCCGGCAAGGATGGCGTCAGCTCGAGCGCCAACGGATCACCGGGCTCAAGTCGCGAGGCATCCAGCTCGTCACTCAGGCGGCGCTGCTCGATCGCGTCAATCAAAGCAGGTTGATGCTCCGTCAAAACAAGCGCCGGCTGCGCATCCTGGATGGCGCCGCTGATCGCTTCCGGACCTAGCCCGACATCAAGGGGCATATAGACTCCGCCCGCTTTCAAAATCGCGGTCATGCCGATCAACGTATCGATCGAGCGCCCCGTCATGAGGACGACAACTGCGCCAACCTTCACGCCTCTTTTGACAAGCAATCGTGCCAATTGGTTCGAACGAAATTCAAGTTCGGCAAAGGTAATCCGCCCACGCTCGGAAATGGCGGCAATGGATTCCGGAAAACTCTGGGCAATCTGCTCAAGAACCTGTGGAACGGTGCATGCCGCAACCGCGCCGCTGCCAGATCCTTCTTTGATAACCACGGTGCTCGCCATGACTATCCCTACCCTTGCAACCAACTAACGGCAATCTGTCTCGCATATTAAGCTTACTCTTAACCCGACTGTAAGCGAAAGCGCTAACGCAGATCGATCACGCGAGCCTGATCCTAATCGTCGCTAGTTCCTGCGACGGCAGCGTGTTGACCTATATGTCAACACGCTGCACTCATCTCACCTCGCGAGCGTTGTAGAGAACGATCACAACCGCCACCGCACGACACCACGCGTCGGGAACAATCGTTGCGAGACGGTGATTTAACACACCCTTTTTCAC from the Rhodopseudomonas palustris genome contains:
- a CDS encoding alpha/beta hydrolase, which produces MWAERRASSVIKPTDQARVGEVVLTDPTQETEIAVRIWRPSQPVQRDAVKAGASDRGLPLVIYVPSWGGRRSENDVLLSTVASAGFIVVAMDDISHDRPDPAIDPADETVRLAPFSMQTAQDYASFPTTSERRTRLGYDKLQRVLAALRGGQPTTMLEGADFSRIAVVGYSFGGAVAARALALDEALAAGVDLDGWVIHTPAAAGLKRPFLAVYASLPSSERTWSYRPNYETKIGWEDFGCLLALARSSGSDVFMVDGARHSDFSDQLYTEDRWRDWRPWAPRRIAPERMHAIIDTLLVQFLVGHLIQRGGPPRTTFAEVRSVTEIEGLIPSGPRPGAGSAN
- a CDS encoding condensation domain-containing protein, producing MKTQVPSAVGQEPEIEPVRCTSIQERFLELQRHNPTSSLANVAMRWQMKGAVRDQTIQKALDFLAGRHEALRTRFERSADGYSQIVVETPPRLSLIDLSQLSSERYQAEAERLASLEARAAFDPLVAPPWRTTVLRRSPNDAILLLTIHHAIADLWSVGLIAHEFAQVVDALERGQRPDCRELSLQYVDYAQWQSALLASDGLADERQYWRRKLSGVCPLDIKPSRQRVLDAGRNGEIRSRVLPRLLTDALQSLAQQEGFTMYGLTCAALTRALGRKLEADEIVIGTQVANRDDPLLFDLVGPVVNTVVLRLGIEAGSDPLTHARRIRDEVSQALANKALPFAEIAAGIELSDRKDLPLGYAINFAAGNVETGQAGVIRHGDFQLVSLPSATTGCLYEFSFFLVERQEGWRISCEYNTDHHVAAAADALLKAWSEELEAQVAPIESDLGNANPASKADQPTGDVVAPLALSLERRLPNRRPTRPYFQPCVLQSEGKLPPIFALSNRSLYYPLVQRVAAGRPFIDLQWADDAELPPLDQDSICRIAADAVRQIRAHDPVGPYYLISLCLMGNVALEVAQQLKSLNGEASVIFLLDTVAPGYVESMSRFDRFLRRVQLTDRIIPDLVARIRKVRSGDMSIAAAMSQYSIIRNNPLVRMIGRDGDAPRPRATNEDFLNHGLMDYLLDARALYPWKPYDGEVVLFRSAKSRVGRLFVRGLGWDNVVNGQLRIFDVPGGHDDMTREPAVATIAEYMSWMIDRREGRWSAQRAAG